The following proteins are co-located in the Acinetobacter shaoyimingii genome:
- the glnG gene encoding nitrogen regulation protein NR(I), with protein MTRNKIWVIDDDRAMRWVLEKTFKEEGFDVTSFEEAQSALDQLADDAPDVILTDIRMPGIDGLTFLGKVKGSYPDLPVIIMTAHSDLESAVSSYQTGAFEYLPKPFDIDEALALVNRAIMHINKLQQQESAKTVQPIQSTEIIGESPAMQEVFRAIGRLSQSHITVLINGESGTGKELVAHALHRHSPRSSKPFIALNMAAIPKDLIETELFGHEKGAFTGANSQRQGRFEQANGGTLFLDEIGDMPFETQTRLLRVLADGEFYRVGGHIPVRVDVRIVAATHQDLEKLVQDGRFREDLYHRLNVIRIHIPKLAHRSEDIPMLAQHFLARAGKELSVSPKILRPETVEYMQQLPWQGNVRQLENTCRWLTVMITGREVYPEDLPTELKQIPIQKSDDANPATAHSDRVMIQHWDELLNQWAIQKLKNGEMKLLDIATPMFERTLINAALQQTRGRKRHAAELLGWGRNTLTRKLKELGMDIAEDDEEEIASLTD; from the coding sequence ATGACGCGAAATAAAATTTGGGTGATTGATGATGATCGCGCCATGCGCTGGGTTCTAGAAAAAACTTTTAAAGAAGAAGGTTTTGATGTGACCAGCTTTGAAGAAGCACAATCGGCTTTGGACCAACTGGCTGACGATGCACCTGATGTCATTCTGACTGATATTCGTATGCCGGGCATTGATGGCTTAACTTTTTTAGGCAAAGTGAAAGGAAGTTATCCCGACTTACCTGTCATCATTATGACAGCACACTCTGATTTAGAATCTGCAGTGTCAAGTTACCAAACTGGTGCGTTTGAATATTTACCTAAACCCTTTGATATTGATGAAGCATTGGCATTGGTGAATCGTGCCATTATGCACATCAACAAACTTCAACAACAAGAATCTGCAAAAACTGTTCAACCGATTCAATCGACCGAAATTATTGGTGAGTCACCTGCAATGCAGGAAGTGTTTCGCGCCATTGGTCGTTTATCGCAATCTCACATTACTGTGCTAATTAATGGTGAGTCTGGCACAGGGAAAGAATTGGTTGCACATGCATTGCATCGACATTCACCTCGTAGCAGCAAGCCTTTTATTGCACTAAATATGGCAGCAATTCCGAAAGACTTGATCGAAACTGAGTTGTTTGGTCATGAAAAAGGCGCATTCACAGGTGCAAATTCACAGCGCCAAGGTCGCTTTGAACAAGCCAATGGCGGTACGCTATTTCTCGATGAAATTGGTGACATGCCATTTGAAACTCAAACGCGTTTATTGCGTGTTTTAGCCGATGGCGAGTTTTATCGTGTAGGCGGTCACATCCCTGTTCGTGTTGATGTACGTATTGTAGCGGCAACACATCAAGATCTTGAAAAGCTAGTTCAAGACGGTCGCTTCCGTGAAGACTTGTACCATCGTTTAAACGTGATTCGCATTCATATTCCAAAATTAGCACATCGCTCTGAAGATATTCCAATGCTTGCACAACACTTCTTGGCACGTGCAGGCAAAGAATTGAGCGTTAGTCCTAAAATTTTGCGTCCTGAAACCGTGGAATATATGCAACAGCTTCCATGGCAAGGCAACGTACGCCAGCTTGAAAATACCTGTCGCTGGCTTACAGTGATGATCACAGGTCGTGAAGTTTATCCTGAAGATTTACCAACTGAATTGAAACAAATTCCAATTCAAAAATCTGATGATGCAAATCCAGCGACAGCACATTCAGATCGAGTCATGATTCAGCATTGGGATGAACTACTTAACCAATGGGCCATTCAAAAACTGAAAAATGGTGAAATGAAGTTACTGGATATTGCAACACCCATGTTTGAACGCACCTTGATTAATGCTGCACTACAACAAACACGTGGTCGCAAACGTCATGCTGCTGAACTTTTGGGTTGGGGACGCAATACATTGACTCGAAAACTCAAAGAGCTCGGTATGGATATTGCTGAAGATGACGAAGAGGAAATCGCCTCTTTAACAGATTAA
- a CDS encoding aminotransferase: MKRIYSALVLALGFYPITLYATVGGPEHVDILGADPVDQKIYFLRHYNDESGRLPTLYYFLLNGKSPEKPIEVKSIYTKMNSRNYEAASQKTLDEIAKIQKRLKPIVPVSKQNSQLKIIHQNTQLGHYWLNAPEEKVTKQTVQYQIYNRTNRQKFQSAKQNLINYQNKPIQINYIYQTPKKMKQAQIAVIQYLGIPTETGYIKEDAVLLIPQE; the protein is encoded by the coding sequence ATGAAAAGAATATATTCGGCACTCGTATTGGCACTTGGCTTCTACCCAATCACGCTTTATGCAACAGTAGGTGGACCTGAACACGTTGATATTTTGGGTGCCGACCCAGTAGATCAAAAAATTTATTTTTTGCGTCATTACAATGATGAATCTGGTCGATTACCGACCTTGTATTATTTTCTACTCAATGGAAAATCACCTGAAAAACCCATAGAAGTTAAATCGATTTACACTAAAATGAATAGTCGAAACTATGAAGCAGCATCGCAAAAAACCTTAGATGAAATCGCAAAAATTCAAAAAAGATTAAAACCGATTGTTCCTGTGTCGAAACAAAACAGTCAATTGAAAATTATTCATCAAAATACCCAGCTTGGTCATTACTGGCTAAACGCACCTGAAGAAAAAGTGACAAAACAAACGGTTCAATATCAAATTTATAACCGCACCAATCGACAAAAGTTTCAAAGTGCAAAACAAAATTTGATCAATTACCAAAACAAACCCATTCAAATAAATTATATTTATCAAACGCCTAAAAAAATGAAACAAGCTCAAATTGCAGTGATTCAATATTTAGGCATACCCACAGAAACGGGTTATATTAAGGAAGATGCTGTATTATTAATACCACAAGAATAA
- the prpC gene encoding bifunctional 2-methylcitrate synthase/citrate synthase — MAEGKVLTGAGLRGQVAGKTALSTVGKSGAGLTYRGYDVQDLAENCQFEEVAYLIFFGELPTAEQLQIYKAKLKSLRALPQALKEVLERIPADSHPMDVMRTGVSMLGNIETEKSFDEQQDVADRILATLPAIICYWYRFSHDGVRIEENTDDDSIGAQFLHLLRGEKPNELHEQVMNVSLILYAEHEFNASTFTARVCASTLSDMHSCITGAIGSLRGPLHGGANEAAMEMIENWTSPEEAEREMLGKLERKEKIMGFGHAIYKDNDPRNGIIKIWSERLAKDVGDTVLYPVSVRCEEVMWREKKLFCNADFFHASAYHFMGIPTKLFTPIFVMSRVTGWAAHVMEQRADNRIIRPSADYTGPELRKVVPIEQRTAA, encoded by the coding sequence ATGGCTGAAGGAAAAGTACTTACAGGCGCTGGTCTGCGCGGTCAAGTGGCAGGTAAAACAGCACTATCAACAGTGGGCAAAAGTGGTGCAGGCTTAACCTACCGTGGTTATGATGTACAGGACTTGGCTGAAAACTGTCAATTTGAAGAGGTTGCTTATTTAATCTTCTTTGGTGAACTACCAACGGCTGAACAGCTTCAAATCTATAAAGCGAAACTTAAATCTCTACGTGCTTTACCACAAGCGTTGAAAGAAGTGCTTGAACGTATTCCAGCGGATTCTCATCCAATGGATGTGATGCGTACAGGTGTTTCAATGCTTGGTAATATTGAGACTGAAAAATCATTTGATGAACAGCAAGATGTTGCAGACCGTATTTTAGCGACATTGCCTGCGATCATTTGCTATTGGTATCGTTTTAGCCATGATGGTGTACGTATCGAAGAAAATACAGATGATGATTCAATTGGTGCTCAATTCTTGCATTTACTTCGAGGTGAAAAACCAAATGAGTTGCATGAACAAGTAATGAATGTATCGCTTATTCTGTATGCAGAGCATGAGTTTAACGCATCTACATTTACTGCGCGTGTGTGTGCTTCAACACTTTCAGACATGCATTCATGTATTACCGGTGCAATTGGTTCACTTCGTGGTCCTTTGCATGGTGGTGCGAATGAAGCTGCGATGGAAATGATTGAAAATTGGACATCACCAGAAGAAGCTGAACGTGAAATGCTGGGCAAACTTGAGCGCAAAGAAAAAATCATGGGCTTTGGTCATGCCATCTATAAAGATAATGATCCACGTAATGGTATTATTAAAATTTGGTCTGAGCGTTTAGCAAAAGATGTAGGGGATACTGTACTTTATCCAGTGTCTGTACGCTGTGAAGAAGTAATGTGGCGTGAAAAGAAATTGTTCTGTAATGCTGATTTCTTCCATGCATCTGCGTATCACTTTATGGGTATTCCAACCAAACTGTTTACCCCTATTTTTGTGATGTCACGTGTAACAGGTTGGGCAGCACATGTGATGGAGCAACGTGCAGATAATCGTATTATTCGTCCAAGTGCGGATTATACTGGCCCTGAATTACGCAAAGTTGTTCCAATTGAGCAGCGTACTGCAGCTTAA
- the prpB gene encoding methylisocitrate lyase — protein sequence MTKLTSAGLRFRQALEVEKPLQIMGTVNAYAAMMAKQVGYKAIYLSGAGVANYSYGLPDLGMTSLDNVLEDVRRITERVDTPLLVDIDTGWGGAFNIARAIKQMTAAGAAAVHIEDQVAQKRCGHRPNKEIVSQQEMVDRIKAAVDAKTDSDFVVMARTDALQKEGLSAVIDRACACVEAGADAIFAEAMTDITMYKTVCDAVGVPVLANITEFGDTPYYTTEELAEQGIAMVLYPLSATRAMQKAALEVMRSVRKEGTQVNVLDIMQQRKELYEFLDYHTFENTLDKLFKQEH from the coding sequence ATGACAAAATTAACGTCTGCAGGCTTAAGATTTAGACAAGCATTGGAAGTTGAAAAGCCACTTCAAATCATGGGTACTGTAAATGCCTATGCAGCCATGATGGCGAAGCAGGTGGGATATAAAGCGATTTATTTGTCTGGTGCGGGTGTTGCCAATTATTCCTATGGACTTCCAGATTTGGGTATGACCAGCTTAGACAATGTTCTTGAAGATGTACGTCGTATCACTGAACGTGTAGATACTCCCTTATTGGTCGATATCGATACTGGCTGGGGTGGTGCTTTTAATATTGCACGTGCAATCAAGCAAATGACTGCTGCGGGTGCTGCTGCTGTTCATATTGAAGATCAAGTGGCGCAAAAGCGTTGTGGGCATCGTCCAAATAAAGAAATCGTGTCACAACAAGAAATGGTTGATCGGATTAAAGCGGCTGTAGATGCAAAAACAGATTCTGATTTTGTGGTTATGGCACGTACGGATGCGTTGCAAAAAGAAGGTTTAAGTGCAGTGATCGACCGTGCTTGCGCATGTGTGGAAGCGGGTGCAGATGCTATTTTTGCAGAAGCAATGACTGACATTACCATGTATAAAACAGTATGTGATGCTGTGGGTGTGCCTGTTTTGGCAAATATTACTGAGTTTGGTGATACGCCATATTACACTACAGAAGAACTTGCTGAACAAGGGATTGCAATGGTGCTTTATCCATTGTCAGCAACTCGTGCGATGCAAAAAGCTGCTTTAGAAGTTATGCGTTCTGTTCGTAAAGAAGGAACTCAAGTGAATGTTTTAGACATTATGCAACAACGTAAAGAGTTGTATGAATTCTTGGATTATCACACTTTTGAAAATACCTTAGATAAATTATTTAAGCAGGAGCATTAA
- a CDS encoding TetR/AcrR family transcriptional regulator, whose product MLNELDQCKATVCDIPQTRRGQERRLALLLSATTLFLERGYDAVSLDDVVQHAGGSKASIYKYFGSKEGLFTAICDYRRNLFFQDICSTYLNESENLRTYLITTLFNFYNHLRKAENIAFLRLIIEQTQRSTELASYIHEQGPKQIQSAIANALENANKNGLLCCENPLYSAKLYFGILRDLEWRILMNIPITESDQEITNYVSYCVDRFLDGHQKR is encoded by the coding sequence ATGCTCAATGAATTGGATCAATGTAAAGCTACAGTATGCGATATTCCACAGACACGTCGTGGTCAAGAACGTCGTTTGGCGCTTTTATTGAGTGCAACCACGCTATTTCTAGAACGTGGTTATGATGCTGTGAGCTTAGATGATGTTGTTCAACATGCTGGAGGTTCTAAGGCTTCAATTTATAAATATTTTGGGAGTAAAGAAGGACTCTTTACAGCAATATGTGATTACCGCCGTAATTTATTTTTCCAAGACATTTGCTCCACATATTTAAATGAATCGGAAAATTTGAGAACTTATTTAATTACTACGCTTTTCAACTTTTATAACCATCTAAGAAAAGCAGAAAATATCGCATTTTTACGTCTCATTATCGAGCAAACCCAAAGAAGCACTGAACTCGCGTCATATATTCATGAACAAGGTCCTAAACAGATTCAATCCGCCATTGCCAATGCTTTAGAAAATGCAAATAAAAACGGGCTTCTTTGTTGTGAAAATCCACTTTATTCCGCAAAATTATATTTCGGTATCTTAAGAGATTTGGAATGGCGTATTTTAATGAATATACCAATCACCGAGTCAGATCAAGAAATCACCAACTATGTGAGTTATTGTGTAGATCGCTTCTTAGACGGTCACCAAAAACGCTAG
- the argF gene encoding ornithine carbamoyltransferase, whose translation MALRHFLTLRDLSTAELNRIIERAQELKRMQHNNEIFQPFVGKVMGMIFEKSSTRTRVSFEAGMTQFGGSAIFLSSRDTQLGRGEPIEDSARVISSMLDVVMIRTFGHDIVTRFAEYSKVPVINALTDDHHPCQLLADVQTFVEHRGSIEGKTVAWIGDGNNMCNSYIEAAHMWGFKLKIASPKGYEPKPEFLSEFAHCVELVNSAEDAAVNADLIVTDVWASMGQEEEQKIREKAFADYQVNERLMDLAHPDCLFMHCLPAHRGEEISENLLEHKNAVVWDEAENRLHAQKALVEFLINENLKKD comes from the coding sequence ATGGCTCTACGACATTTTCTTACTTTACGAGATCTCTCAACAGCAGAACTAAACCGTATTATCGAGCGTGCGCAAGAACTCAAGCGTATGCAGCACAACAATGAGATTTTCCAACCATTCGTTGGTAAAGTAATGGGAATGATCTTCGAAAAATCGAGCACACGTACTCGTGTATCATTCGAAGCAGGTATGACCCAATTTGGTGGTAGCGCAATTTTCCTATCATCTCGTGATACACAACTTGGTCGTGGTGAACCGATCGAAGATTCTGCACGTGTGATTTCAAGCATGCTTGACGTTGTGATGATCCGTACCTTCGGCCATGACATCGTGACTCGTTTTGCTGAATACTCTAAAGTTCCTGTGATTAATGCATTAACTGATGACCACCACCCTTGCCAATTGCTTGCAGATGTACAAACATTTGTTGAGCACCGCGGCTCAATTGAAGGTAAAACCGTAGCTTGGATTGGTGATGGCAATAATATGTGTAATTCATACATTGAAGCTGCACATATGTGGGGCTTTAAGTTAAAGATCGCCTCTCCAAAAGGCTATGAACCAAAGCCTGAATTTTTATCTGAATTTGCTCACTGTGTAGAACTTGTCAATTCAGCTGAAGATGCTGCAGTCAATGCTGACCTTATCGTGACAGATGTTTGGGCGAGCATGGGGCAAGAAGAAGAACAAAAAATCCGTGAAAAAGCATTTGCTGATTATCAAGTCAACGAACGCCTTATGGATTTAGCACACCCTGATTGTTTATTTATGCACTGCCTACCTGCTCACCGTGGTGAAGAAATTTCTGAAAATCTTCTTGAACACAAAAATGCTGTGGTTTGGGATGAAGCAGAAAATCGCTTACACGCCCAAAAAGCATTGGTTGAATTTTTAATCAATGAGAATCTAAAAAAAGATTAA
- a CDS encoding YnfA family protein, with protein sequence MEIQFYKILTTFFLFFITAIAEILGCYFPYLILNQGKTQWLWIPTALSLMVFVWLLTLHPAASGRIYAAYGGIYIFTALLWLKYVDQVALSRWDLLGGLVVMIGASIIILQPQGLVR encoded by the coding sequence ATGGAAATTCAATTTTATAAAATTCTAACGACTTTTTTTCTATTCTTTATCACGGCTATTGCTGAAATCTTAGGCTGTTATTTTCCATACTTGATCTTAAATCAGGGTAAAACACAGTGGTTATGGATACCGACAGCATTGAGTTTGATGGTATTTGTATGGTTGTTGACCTTACATCCAGCCGCCTCTGGACGTATATATGCAGCTTATGGCGGGATTTATATTTTTACTGCATTGTTATGGTTGAAGTATGTTGACCAAGTTGCTTTGAGCCGTTGGGATCTATTGGGTGGTTTGGTGGTGATGATTGGCGCATCTATAATAATTTTACAACCACAAGGTTTAGTTCGGTAG
- the clpA gene encoding ATP-dependent Clp protease ATP-binding subunit ClpA → MLSRQLEVSLRLAVSMARQKRHEFLTVEHLLLALLDNDSAVNALKACGAEIVSLRKELEEYVEQHTPKLAENNEQAPHPTESFDRILQRAIFHVQSSGGDRTVEGADVLVAMYSERDSFAVYLLKRHQINRLTLTQYLSHGGRKDEIQIEEENEDLDGETGASANAGPLELYTVNLNIEAQKGKTDPLIGREKEIERTAQILCRRRKNNPLLVGDPGVGKTSIAEGLAWLIVNGKAPKPLEDAEVFSLDIGSLVAGTKYRGDFEKRLKQLLNALKKKPEAILFIDEIHMIIGAGSSMGSTMDASNLIKPALANGSLRCIGSTTFQEYRQVFEKDHALSRRFQKVDVNEPSISETIDILRGLKSKFEEFHHVQYDDASLVSAVELSAKFINDRFLPDKAIDVIDEAGAQRRLKAQMDDSLITVENIEDIVSKIARIPSKTVSKDDKTVLEFLERDLKRVVFGQDEAISVLASAIKLSRAGLKAPDKPVGNFVFAGPTGVGKTEVTKQLAKLLGVELVRFDMSEYMERHAVSRLIGAPPGYVGYDQGGLLTDAIHKNPHCVLLLDEIEKAHPDVFNLLLQVMDHGSLTDNNGRKSDFRNVIIVLTTNIGAESISRTSIGFTEQDNSKDNQDAMKKAFSPEFRNRLDGVIQFKSLPPVVIESVVDKFLTELQAQLDDKKVVIEVDKHAREWLIENGYDKLMGARPMQRLIQEHLKKPLAEMILFGELAENGGNVAVTVKKENGKAVGLKLEVFEDQTAEPA, encoded by the coding sequence ATGCTTAGTCGTCAATTAGAAGTATCGCTACGCTTGGCTGTAAGCATGGCTCGTCAAAAGAGACATGAGTTTCTTACAGTAGAACATTTGTTATTGGCTCTTTTAGACAATGACTCAGCAGTAAACGCCTTGAAAGCTTGTGGCGCTGAAATTGTGAGTCTGCGTAAAGAATTAGAAGAATATGTTGAACAACATACGCCTAAATTAGCCGAAAATAACGAACAAGCACCACATCCGACCGAAAGTTTTGATCGAATTTTGCAACGTGCAATTTTCCATGTTCAATCGAGTGGTGGAGACCGTACGGTTGAAGGTGCAGATGTATTGGTTGCGATGTATTCTGAGCGTGACTCATTTGCTGTGTACTTGCTCAAACGTCATCAAATTAATCGTTTAACACTGACTCAATATTTATCTCATGGCGGTCGTAAAGATGAGATTCAAATTGAAGAAGAAAATGAAGATTTAGATGGGGAAACAGGTGCATCTGCCAATGCAGGTCCTTTAGAGCTTTATACCGTCAATCTGAACATCGAAGCGCAAAAAGGTAAAACTGATCCGTTGATTGGTCGTGAAAAAGAAATTGAGCGAACTGCACAAATTTTATGTCGTCGCCGTAAAAACAATCCTTTGTTGGTGGGTGATCCTGGTGTAGGTAAAACCTCAATTGCTGAAGGGTTGGCATGGTTAATCGTGAACGGTAAAGCCCCTAAACCTCTAGAAGATGCTGAAGTCTTTAGCTTAGATATCGGTTCTTTGGTTGCAGGCACAAAATACCGTGGTGATTTTGAAAAGCGTTTAAAACAACTGTTAAATGCATTGAAAAAGAAACCAGAAGCGATCCTCTTTATTGATGAAATTCATATGATCATTGGTGCGGGCTCAAGTATGGGCAGTACCATGGATGCTTCGAATTTGATCAAGCCTGCTTTGGCCAATGGTTCATTGCGCTGCATTGGTTCAACGACTTTCCAAGAATATCGTCAAGTTTTTGAAAAAGATCATGCATTGTCACGTCGTTTCCAGAAAGTTGATGTCAATGAGCCATCGATTTCAGAAACCATTGATATTTTACGTGGTTTAAAATCGAAATTTGAAGAGTTTCATCATGTTCAATATGATGATGCATCTTTAGTTTCTGCTGTTGAATTATCTGCAAAATTTATCAATGATCGCTTCTTGCCAGATAAAGCGATTGATGTCATTGATGAGGCAGGTGCACAGCGCCGATTAAAAGCACAGATGGATGACAGCTTAATTACTGTTGAAAATATTGAAGATATTGTATCGAAAATTGCACGAATTCCGTCAAAAACTGTCTCTAAAGATGATAAGACTGTATTAGAGTTCCTAGAGCGTGATTTAAAACGTGTGGTCTTCGGTCAAGATGAAGCAATCAGTGTTCTCGCTTCAGCGATTAAATTGTCACGTGCAGGTTTGAAAGCACCAGATAAGCCAGTGGGTAATTTTGTTTTTGCTGGACCAACAGGTGTCGGTAAAACCGAAGTGACCAAACAATTGGCTAAATTGTTGGGTGTGGAACTTGTACGTTTTGATATGTCTGAATATATGGAACGACATGCAGTTTCACGTTTGATTGGTGCACCTCCAGGTTATGTGGGATATGATCAAGGTGGATTGCTGACTGACGCTATTCATAAAAACCCACACTGTGTGTTATTGCTGGATGAAATTGAAAAAGCACATCCAGATGTCTTTAACTTGTTGCTTCAAGTGATGGACCATGGTTCATTGACAGATAACAATGGTCGTAAGTCAGATTTCCGTAATGTGATTATTGTCTTAACCACAAATATTGGTGCTGAAAGTATTTCTCGAACAAGTATTGGCTTTACAGAGCAAGACAACAGTAAAGACAATCAAGATGCGATGAAAAAAGCGTTCTCTCCAGAGTTTAGAAACCGTCTTGATGGTGTAATCCAATTTAAATCACTTCCTCCTGTGGTGATTGAGTCTGTGGTTGATAAGTTCTTAACAGAACTTCAAGCTCAGTTGGATGACAAGAAAGTCGTGATTGAGGTCGACAAGCACGCACGTGAATGGCTGATTGAAAATGGCTATGACAAGTTGATGGGTGCTCGTCCGATGCAGCGTCTTATTCAAGAGCACTTGAAGAAACCATTAGCTGAGATGATCCTATTTGGTGAATTGGCTGAAAATGGCGGAAACGTGGCTGTGACTGTGAAGAAAGAAAATGGTAAGGCAGTGGGTCTCAAACTCGAAGTTTTTGAAGATCAAACCGCTGAACCAGCCTAG
- the clpS gene encoding ATP-dependent Clp protease adapter ClpS, whose product MRRYKRQMCLNEIKSSFQQSGYVDWHVNPRLSDSQNEDADGDIAVQTAPPQFKRPPLYAAVLMNDDYTPMDFVIEILQQYFALNLDQATQVMLTVHYEGKGVAGVYPRDIAETKANQVNNYARSQGHPLLCQIEPQE is encoded by the coding sequence ATGCGAAGATATAAGCGTCAAATGTGCTTAAATGAAATTAAGTCCTCATTTCAACAATCAGGTTATGTCGATTGGCATGTAAATCCACGCTTAAGTGATTCGCAAAATGAAGATGCGGATGGCGATATTGCAGTGCAAACAGCGCCACCTCAATTTAAACGTCCACCCTTATATGCCGCCGTTTTAATGAACGATGACTATACCCCGATGGACTTTGTTATTGAAATTTTACAACAATACTTTGCTTTGAATCTTGACCAAGCCACGCAAGTAATGCTAACAGTACATTATGAAGGTAAGGGTGTTGCTGGCGTCTATCCAAGAGACATCGCGGAGACGAAAGCAAACCAAGTTAATAATTACGCTCGATCTCAAGGCCATCCACTGCTTTGTCAGATAGAGCCACAAGAATAA
- a CDS encoding DUF6776 family protein, protein MQNTETNITSQHNQNRKHGAVYNNMPLLVGGAVLCMGSLLLGYTVGHRQGLTVVGYDADAEQLVEVVEKQKNELQTLNKSLNLAVQERDVAVTNSNDMFTALNQAKSERTQMQGMSSIYREVLRQRGGLSLTVQNLMVKPLPENAYEYQLDLIQVSPTKRRASGNLEIRLIQGTEVLVVPLENKNFNFDDYERLTGRWTMPKGFNPQFIEVRLQGASSVIKRFSWQQGQPVENTAAFAAEVPQAAANSQ, encoded by the coding sequence ATGCAAAATACTGAAACGAATATAACGTCACAGCATAATCAAAATCGCAAACATGGTGCGGTTTATAACAACATGCCATTACTGGTTGGTGGTGCAGTGTTATGTATGGGCAGTTTATTGTTGGGTTATACAGTAGGACATCGCCAAGGCTTAACTGTGGTGGGTTATGATGCAGATGCTGAACAGTTGGTTGAAGTTGTAGAAAAGCAAAAAAATGAACTTCAAACTTTAAATAAAAGTTTGAATTTGGCTGTTCAAGAGCGTGATGTTGCAGTGACAAATTCGAATGATATGTTTACTGCGCTAAATCAAGCGAAATCTGAACGTACCCAAATGCAAGGGATGAGTTCAATTTACCGTGAAGTGTTACGTCAGCGTGGTGGATTAAGCTTAACTGTACAAAATCTGATGGTGAAACCTTTGCCTGAAAATGCGTATGAATACCAACTGGATTTAATTCAAGTAAGTCCAACTAAACGCCGTGCTTCAGGTAATTTAGAAATTCGATTGATTCAAGGTACTGAAGTTCTTGTGGTTCCATTAGAAAACAAAAACTTTAACTTTGATGATTATGAGCGTTTGACTGGTCGTTGGACCATGCCTAAGGGATTCAATCCACAATTTATTGAGGTGCGTTTACAAGGTGCATCATCCGTCATCAAACGTTTTAGTTGGCAACAGGGGCAGCCTGTTGAAAATACAGCGGCATTCGCTGCTGAAGTTCCTCAAGCTGCAGCAAATTCACAATAG
- the argC gene encoding N-acetyl-gamma-glutamyl-phosphate reductase has product MISVGIVGGTGYTGVELLRLLLRHPNVQVNVLTSRTENGRRVDDMFPSLRGHTDLHYSDLDIETLKQCDVVFFATPHGVAMKHAEELLAANTKVIDLAADFRLQNLEQFEKWYGMQHACPEILKDSVYGLSELNREQIKKAQVIGNPGCYPTTVQLGLAPLFKQKEALVKPETIIIDAKSGVSGAGRKASLGMIYSENSDNFKAYGVAGHRHHPEIVEALENISGLKDVFNHIVFVPHLVPMIRGMLSTIYVDLTDAGDQLDIQALYEQFYANENFVDVMPENSSPETRSVRGANQLRIALYKPQPKKLIVLSVQDNLVKGAAGQAVQNMNLMFGFAEDAGLQGIGLLP; this is encoded by the coding sequence GTGATTTCAGTTGGTATTGTCGGCGGTACAGGATATACAGGCGTTGAATTGTTGCGTCTTTTACTACGACACCCAAATGTACAAGTAAATGTACTGACTTCGCGTACTGAAAATGGCCGTCGTGTGGATGACATGTTCCCAAGTCTGCGTGGGCATACTGACTTGCATTATTCAGACCTTGACATTGAAACATTAAAACAATGTGATGTTGTATTTTTTGCTACACCGCATGGTGTTGCGATGAAGCATGCAGAAGAGCTTCTTGCAGCCAATACCAAAGTCATCGACTTGGCAGCGGACTTCCGTTTGCAAAATCTGGAACAGTTTGAGAAATGGTACGGCATGCAACATGCTTGCCCTGAAATCTTAAAAGATTCGGTATATGGTTTATCAGAGCTTAATCGTGAACAGATTAAAAAAGCTCAAGTGATTGGTAATCCAGGATGTTACCCAACTACAGTACAGTTGGGTTTAGCACCACTTTTTAAGCAAAAAGAAGCTTTGGTTAAACCTGAAACTATTATTATTGATGCGAAGTCTGGGGTATCTGGTGCCGGACGTAAAGCAAGCTTGGGTATGATTTATTCTGAAAATTCAGATAATTTTAAAGCCTATGGTGTTGCTGGGCATCGTCACCATCCTGAAATCGTTGAAGCATTAGAAAATATCTCTGGCTTAAAAGATGTGTTTAACCACATTGTATTTGTCCCACATTTGGTGCCTATGATTCGCGGTATGCTGAGTACAATTTACGTTGATCTAACAGATGCTGGCGATCAATTGGATATACAAGCTTTGTATGAGCAATTCTATGCCAATGAAAATTTTGTTGATGTTATGCCAGAAAACAGTTCACCTGAAACACGTTCAGTCCGTGGTGCAAATCAACTGCGTATCGCACTGTATAAACCACAGCCGAAGAAATTGATTGTTTTGTCCGTTCAAGATAATTTAGTCAAAGGTGCAGCAGGACAGGCTGTGCAAAATATGAATTTAATGTTTGGTTTTGCTGAAGATGCTGGTTTACAGGGCATTGGATTATTACCATAA